Proteins encoded within one genomic window of Calonectris borealis chromosome 1, bCalBor7.hap1.2, whole genome shotgun sequence:
- the CNGA4 gene encoding cyclic nucleotide-gated channel alpha-4 produces the protein MHSLSSLLSRRQVRSQPHGTTGLVATAKPATGTGHASGSAAVPWSWTLDPSGDWYYWWISIVALPILYNWIILICRSCFPDLQEQHAVLWLSLDYLCDALYLLDIAVRLHTGFLEDGILVRDRGRIRQRYLRSPAFPCDVAAVLPTDLLYLCLGLGVPAVRANRCLRAPRLFEAFDRRETRTAHPNAFRIAKLMLYVFIAIHWNGCLYFALSARLGLGTDAWVCPNASSPGFARPLRQYLHSFYFSTLILATVGDTPEPRHEEEFLFVTAGFLLAVLGFATITGSISSVISNMNAADAAFYPDPEPVRRYLRAQGAGGRLARRVASWHYHLRSQQKLPAERAVLRHLPRGLRAEVAASVHLPALRRVSLFQSWEHGVLLQLVLRLRPQVFGPGEFVCRKGDVGREMYFVREGRLAVVAEDGITQLAVLGEGLYFGEISLINIKGNTSGNRRTANIMSIGYSDLFCLSKEDLAEVLVEFPSARAMMEAKGRELLLRMGKLDVHAEAAAAAAAEEAEHRAEALEMALEGLQTQAARLLAQLESSAFKLALRVERLECRLRRPAGGAGPAQGAGPATLGRSAGAQGPTGGLGPPRAQGPPRAQGTTGMQGPRGAQGPTGARGPPRAQGPTGVQGPREVQDPPRAQGPPRAQGPPKVQGATGVQGPRGAQGPRGVEGPPRAQGPSGARGPPRAQGPSGAQGPPRAQGPTRGRGSSRRRRHNLPVTAATVTAATVTAATVTAAR, from the exons TGGATCAGCATCGTGGCGCTGCCCATCCTCTACAACTGGATCATCCTCATCTGCAG GTCCTGCTTCCCCGACCTGCAGGAGCAGCACGCAGTGCTGTGGCTGAGCCTGGACTACCTCTGTGACGCGCTCTACCTGCTGGACATCGCCGTGCGCCTCCACACCG GCTTCCTGGAGGATGGCATCCTGGTGCGGGACCGTGGCCGGATCCGGCAGCGCTACCTGCGCTCCCCGGCCTTCCCCTGCGATGTGGCCGCAGTGCTGCCCACCGACCTGCTCTAcctgtgcctggggctgggggtgccggcgGTGCGTGCCAACCGCTGCCTGCGGGCACCGCGGCTCTTTGAGGCCTTCGACCGCCGGGAGACGCGCACGGCCCACCCCAATGCCTTCCGCATCGCCAAGCTGATGCTCTACGTCTTCATCGCCATCCACTGGAATGGCTGCCTCTACTTCGCCCTCTCagcccggctggggctgggcaccgACGCCTGGGTCTGTCCCAACGCCAGCAGCCCTGGCTTCGCCCGCCCGCTGCGGCAGTACCTCCACAGCTTCTACTTCTCCACCCTCATCCTCGCCACTGTGGGTGACACGCCGGAGCCCCGGCATGAGGAGGAGTTTCTCTTCGTCACCGCCGGCTTCCTCCTGGCCGTGCTGGGCTTCGCCACCATCACAGGCAGCATCAGCTCCGTCATCTCCAACATGAACGCGGCCGATGCCGCCTTCTACCCCGACCCTGAGCCGGTGCGGCGCTACCTGCGGGCGCAGGGCGCAGGCGGGCGGCTGGCACGGCGGGTGGCCTCCTGGCACTACCACCTGCGGTCGCAGCAGAAGCTGCCAGCAGAGCGGGCGGTGCTGCGGCACCtgccgcgggggctgcgggctgagGTGGCGGCCAGCGTCCACCTCCCAGCCTTGCGCCGCGTCAGCCTCTTCCAGAGCTGGGAGCACggcgtgctgctgcagctggtgctgcGGCTGCGGCCCCAGGTCTTCGGCCCCGGCGAGTTCGTCTGCCGCAAGGGCGACGTGGGGCGTGAGATGTACTTCGTCCGTGAGGGGCGGCTGGCCGTGGTGGCGGAGGACGGCATCACGCAGCTTGCCGTCCTGGGCGAGGGGCTCTACTTTGGAGAGATCAGCCTCATCAACATCAAAG ggaaCACCTCGGGGAATCGGCGCACAGCCAACATCATGAGCATCGGCTACTCGGACCTCTTCTGCCTCTCCAAGGAGGACCTGGCGGAGGTGCTGGTCGAGTTCCCCAGCGCCCGGGCCATGATGGAGGCCAAGGGCCGCGAGCTCCTGCTGCGCATGGGCAAGCTGGACGTGCACGCCgaggcagcggcggcagcagcagcggaggAGGCCGAGCACCGGGCAGAGGCGCTGGAGATGGCCCTGGAGGGGCTGCAGACCCAGGCAGCCCGGCTGCTGGCCCAGCTTGAGTCCAGCGCCTTCAAGCTGGCACTGCGCGTCGAGCGCCTCGAGTGCCGGCTGCGGCGGCCTGCCGGGGGAGCAGGTCCTGCACAGGGAGCGGGTCCTGCCACGCTGGGGCGTTCTGCTGGGGCACAGGGTCCCACTGGGGGACTGGGTCCCCCCAGGGCGCAGGGTCCCCCCAGGGCGCAGGGTACCACCGGGATGCAGGGTCCCAGAGGGGCACAGGGTCCCACCGGGGCGCGGGGTCCCCCCAGGGCACAAGGTCCCACCGGTGTGCAGGGTCCCAGAGAGGTGCAGGACCCCCCAAGGGCACAAGGTCCCCCCAGGGCACAGGGTCCCCCCAAGGTGCAGGGTGCCACCGGGGTGCAGGGTCCCAGAGGGGCGCAGGGTCCCAGAGGGGTGGAGGGTCCCCCCAGGGCGCAGGGTCCCAGTGGGGCCCGGGGTCCCCCCAGGGCACAGGGTCCTTCTGGGGCGCAGGGTCCCCCCAGGGCTCAAGGTCCCACCAGGGGCCGGG GGAGCAGCCGCAGGCGCCGGCACAACCTCCCGGTGACCGCCGCCACGGTGACCGCCGCCACGGTGACCGCCGCCACGGTGACCGCCGCCCGGTGA